In one Flavobacteriales bacterium genomic region, the following are encoded:
- a CDS encoding ATP-binding protein, which translates to MAALIEESALTERIEFPAKAENIALAEKLIDEACSRYSVHESRYGNILIALTEAVNNAIHHGNGLDPSKSVTLGYQATDDQIIFVVRDEGAGFDYQHLPDPTDPQNLEKPHGRGVFLMRALADAVEFSDNGATVAMSFSRSPAQE; encoded by the coding sequence ATGGCGGCCCTGATTGAAGAATCGGCGCTCACCGAGCGCATAGAGTTCCCCGCGAAGGCCGAGAACATTGCTCTCGCGGAAAAGCTCATCGACGAGGCCTGTTCGCGCTACAGCGTGCATGAGAGCCGCTACGGCAACATCCTGATCGCCCTCACCGAGGCCGTGAACAACGCCATCCACCATGGCAACGGGCTGGACCCCTCAAAGAGCGTCACGCTGGGCTACCAGGCCACGGACGATCAGATCATCTTCGTGGTCCGTGACGAAGGCGCTGGTTTCGACTATCAGCACCTGCCCGACCCCACGGACCCGCAGAACCTGGAGAAACCCCACGGGCGCGGCGTCTTCCTCATGCGGGCATTGGCCGACGCCGTGGAGTTCTCCGACAATGGCGCCACGGTGGCCATGTCTTTCAGCAGGAGCCCCGCACAGGAATAG
- the ybeY gene encoding rRNA maturation RNase YbeY, which yields MARGVPNAYRDRMRLRAWLERVAKGHGHGINDLAFVLMSDAELRSYNRRYLGHDYHTDVITFDGQTGTGLSGDVLMSIHRIRYNAKHYGVPIQQELRRVMVHGLLHLLGHTDSTDGERAAMKAQEDKWLMLY from the coding sequence ATGGCCCGCGGCGTGCCCAATGCGTACCGTGACCGGATGCGGCTGCGTGCCTGGCTCGAACGCGTGGCCAAGGGACACGGACACGGCATCAATGATCTCGCATTCGTGCTGATGAGCGATGCTGAGCTGCGCTCCTACAACCGCCGCTATCTGGGTCACGATTACCATACTGACGTCATCACCTTCGACGGTCAGACCGGAACCGGCCTCAGCGGCGATGTGCTGATGAGCATCCATCGCATTCGTTACAATGCGAAGCACTACGGCGTACCGATTCAGCAGGAGCTTCGTCGCGTCATGGTGCACGGGCTGCTGCATCTGCTCGGCCATACCGATTCCACCGATGGGGAAAGGGCGGCGATGAAGGCCCAGGAGGACAAGTGGCTCATGCTCTATTGA